AAAGCAACATGAGGATATTGTTGACAATGACGGAATCGGTCATATAATTGCCTCTCTCATCCGGGGTGGTAATCAGATGATTAAGAAGGTCTAGTTTCTGCTCGGAACTAGACCTCCTCGCTCTCACTATCTTTAGCACTTCATCCTTGATCGCATGTGTTGCTAACTTTCCCCTCCAGAATCTCGTCCCGGGAAAATTTATCGGAAACGAGATTAAACCTGCAAGGAAAATATTAAACATCAAAGCTAGCTTCCCGATATGCTCCTCGTCCTCGAGCCCCATGAAAAGCCGACACGCAAGCCCAAACGTGTACCGCTTGATCGTCGGAAACACTTTGACCTCATCTTTACCTGGtcaatgcaaaaaaaaataaaacacacaccacgagataacaatattttaaaaaaataaacaaagagagaataaaataagagaaactaattaaGACCTTCCCAGTGAGTTTTGATATGCTGGTGACAGACCGTTTCCATAGTCTTGATATAGAGCTTCGAGAAGGCATCCGGGGTCAAGAACAACGCGATCATCCTCCTCGCGAGCCTCGCCTCCTCTCCCGTGCTCGTGGCCAAGCACGGCCCGAGCAGCTTCCTCACGGACCCCGGCCACCACACGGTCACCGCCTTGCTCTCGTTGCTAAACAAGAACTTGTTCCCGGCAGCCCCACACATGAACACCATATTCTCCCCCATTAGGCTACTCTTAAAAACTTGAGAATCATATCTCTTCACCCTCCTCCGCACGAACTCCTCCGGCTCCCCGTCGACCGAGGCGCGGAGGAACTCGAGCGACTCGCCCACGAGCGGCCACCCGAGGCTGCCCGGGGGCAGATTCGGATTCCGATTTCTCGACCTTCGAATCATCGCAAAAATTGTGGAGATTAGAAGAGTTGCAATGGTGAAAAACATAATTGAATCCATTTTTTTGAGTATGTGTTTGTGATTGAATTGGTTACCacttcttctatatatatacagcaTTAACAACTAATgcttattaattgattttgtcGTTTTAGTCACATTACTCATGTACCATTTCTGTTGGTAATGGTGCAGCCGTGATCCCCACCACTAAATACTTTcgatttttcagatttttgttATGCTCTTAATCAATTCCTGCCATCATTGATTTCTAATTGATGATAAACAGCATTATCAATGTGTAGTGGGGAAAGAAATCTTGACCTTCTTAATTAGGCCATATGTAATGataaatactaatatagagaaaaatcTTATCTACACtattgtctctcttattttaccatttttccactgtaactattttttatcatttttacaaaaaaatgacagaaaagtcaatgagactgagcgggacggagagagtatatttctaaaattattccTAAATTTGAATAGTACTTAGTAgtaatattgttttttcttattcataattttgctatttataggacatttttggtattttctcCAAAACTCCATTCCTAACAAAATTTGGCTTTTTCAAACttaaaaagtcaaaagaaaaatttgtTGGATTCTACGTTTCTACTCATTGGAAAATGCTAAGTCACACTTATTATCAACTCTTCAACTCATTTCCTTtcccataaataaaattgtcaCGTTTCTCATCACCCCAACCCCAACCAATTCCATTCAGAGGGGGCTAACTTTTTTTGGAAACGAATTCAAGGCTATCGTAATTCGTGACAGTATTATACTAATGCCAAAACATATGGAGTAGGATTTTGGTTCTTGCTAAATCAactgagttatttttttttttttgacatggagtatcaaattaaatgaatcaattttcaacaaaattagtggttttattatttatttattatataatttatactagtagtattttactATCTTCCTATTTATCCATCTTTTCTTACATACTTTACCTTAATgatcttattaatttattaaacaccGGTTTCTTAAATCTCGCAACAAAACATGTTGATTAATATGAGACAATGAAAGTATAATCACTCAGC
The nucleotide sequence above comes from Salvia hispanica cultivar TCC Black 2014 chromosome 5, UniMelb_Shisp_WGS_1.0, whole genome shotgun sequence. Encoded proteins:
- the LOC125187459 gene encoding beta-amyrin 28-monooxygenase-like; protein product: MDSIMFFTIATLLISTIFAMIRRSRNRNPNLPPGSLGWPLVGESLEFLRASVDGEPEEFVRRRVKRYDSQVFKSSLMGENMVFMCGAAGNKFLFSNESKAVTVWWPGSVRKLLGPCLATSTGEEARLARRMIALFLTPDAFSKLYIKTMETVCHQHIKTHWEGKDEVKVFPTIKRYTFGLACRLFMGLEDEEHIGKLALMFNIFLAGLISFPINFPGTRFWRGKLATHAIKDEVLKIVRARRSSSEQKLDLLNHLITTPDERGNYMTDSVIVNNILMLLFAGHDTTSVTITMTFKCLAARPDIYERVLKEHEGIGESLQWEDLQKMKYTWSVACEALRLTPPVIGGFREALVDIDYMGYHIPKGWKLFWSASNTHMDSGLFPSSADFDPSRFEESSGPAPFTFVPFGGGPRMCTGKEFARLELLLLMHNLVKRYRWKLVYPDEKISCDPMPTPLQGLPVRLQPHN